ACATTTGCTCATTATGGAGGATAGAGCACTATAGGTGCTTGTTTTCTCGTAATttctggaaggtttttgaactgttatttGGAGTggacatttttttaactttactcCCAAATAAGATATTGCTCATTTCTACACTCTAAATTAAACTTGCATTGGGATTGGATTTGATGTAGGGAAAAACTTCTAATATAACATTATATATTTGTCTATAATCAGACAATGACagataaaattgacatttgacaattttgACATTGTCACGATTGTTTTGCGATGAATTTTTTGGTGATTAGAGCAAATAGTTTTATTCggtttaatattatttaaatttgtagGTATAAACTAACTACAGTTACTgtaaagaaaactaaaaatattatgtCACTAGGTCAGCTGGAAAATCAAAATCCAAacgtatataaaaaaagtgatgaGAGAACAGCCACCGTGAATGAAGAAGATGATACAATTGTTGACGAATTTGATCAAAgagaaatatttggtaattCATTTTTCGTCTTgattaaaaccaaaatataaTTCGTTATTTTGTAGATTTGATCCGAGATATCAACGATCCAGAACATCCATTATCATTGGAACAATTACATGTCGTACAAGAGAATCTGATTAAAATTGATAATGGAAAGAATTCGTTGCTCATCAATTTTACGCCAACTATTCCTCATTGTAGTATGGCCACTCTTATAGGACTTTCTATTAGAGTGAAATTACTTCGTTGTTTACCAGCAAGATTTAAAGTGAAAGTGGAAGTAACACCTGGAACTCACAACGCTGAACATCAAGTTAATAAACAGTTAGCAGATAAAGAAAGAGTTGCAGCTGCTTTAGAAAACAATCATCTTATTAAAGTTATTAATCAGTGTATTGTATCAAAAAGAAGAGCTTGAAAATGAGCACTAACAACATTTACCTAACATCCCCATGTAACATGGCAACTGCTTACAGCAAATGCGCtagatatatgagaaaaatctttaaattcaatcaaatggACTTTGAGTTTGCTTTGTGGCAAATGTTTTATCTATTTGCAAATCCACAAAAACTGATTAAGTTGTTCAGGGCAAGAAAATTAGCCAAATCACAGTATGCAAGAGATGATCCAGCATTTTTAGTTCTTTTTACAGGTGCTCTTAGTATAACATCTATAGCTTTTTCTATTGTACTAAGAttatctttttttcaattcctccAATGTCTTTTGGTTGTTATCTTTATAGATTGTATTATATTTGGTATGATTGTCGCTACTTTATTCTGGTACTTAACTAATACTTTTCTGAAACCAAAAAGTAACCCTGAGGATGTTGAATGGGGGTTTTGTTTTGATATACATTTAAATGCTTTCTTTCCTCCTTTAATATTGCTTCATTTTGTTCAGTTGTTTTTCTATAATGGAATCATTAGTCACGACTGGACGATATCTATTGTTTTGGGTAACACCTTTTGGTTATGCTCttgtctttattatttttacattacCTTTTTAGGTTACAACTCATTACAGATATTGAATAACACGAGATATTTCTTATTGCCTGTACCGTGGATTGTATGCTTTTATGTTATTAGTTTGTTAATGCAGTGGAATATAACTCATAATCTAATGAACTTTTATAGAGATTTGTATAATCTTAAGTAAACTGTAAACTATGTGTACATaattaatatatcatttaaagtaataataaatatactaattgatgtacaataaaattagtttgctagtatttttttattaaatatacttCATTAAgcaacataataataaatatctttaaaGGAAAATGCAAAGTAGTAAAATCTCAGACAATGTTACCTTAGAAAAAAGTACAAGTGAATGGTCTACCACAAGGATCAATAATCACCCATAAATCAAAGGACAAAGACTTATGGTGCAATATACATTGCACAAAAACTGGGCCTCAGTATTGATTGCCAAAAGTACTAAACCAAACTGTTTACTACAGTAGACAGTTGTACCTGTACAATTTTACCATTATACTGAGCTCATCAAGATCCTTTAGTGCAGAATGATGTAAGTATTACACTTTTGGTGAGCATGTTGGACAAAAATATCCCATTCAAGGtagtatttaataataaataaacacatAAAAGACACAATacacaataaaaaactatcaagTCATTTCAACGTTTTATttctacaacaataataaacattttaacaaAATCATGTACTTTTAACGCTAACTGGAGCAGATTTATCCGGTTCTGTTTGTTTAGTCGGATCATATTTATAAGTCTTCACGATTGGTCCTTTTCCTGCTCTTTGAAAAGCCAATTCATCTAATCTCTTCCTTTCCTCCAACTGTTTCgtaattttcatgttttcccAGGCTAAAAATAAGTTAAGTGAATAAATTTACTTAGAAgtgttaaaaataacaaaaaggtGTCCTTAGGCACAAAAAAAGGTGTTaactattgaaattttctttttacaatTGCATCACTAAATAACACTAAGAAAATAGTGTTGTGACTTTTTAATAATGGGCGACTAAATCAGCAACGCCAATTGATTTCATGGTCTAAATATGCAGTCAGCTCATTGTGGTTAGTTTTCAATTGAAGTGCACAGAAGCTAAAATTTCTGTGTCATCGTTGACATATTCAAAGTTACTATATACCCCAAAACGGTCAAAATAAAACCAAACCTTTTAGCATCATGGTTTTAAAAGAGAGTAGAGGGTTTGTTTGCTCTCCAAAAGCACCTGTCAACActgacaaaaatttttcatacaagTATCTATAATTTCAATTGGTAATAATAATTGAGTCAAATTACTTCAAAATGAGCCTATACATGTGGAGTtatgtcaaattaaaatttttgtggtGTTTTTCAAACAGACCTGTGATGTATTTGATCTGGATGTGACTTTTAACAGGTTTTTGAAGCAAATGAGACCAGAACAGAGGCCTCTGTTTGTCATGAATAATTCAGTGATAGTGGAAGACTACAACTTAAGGTGTTATTGACAATAATATTTAGACACTTAACCCGGTCCAATCACattgtattgtaaatattttcaatgtacttACAATCTTTCAAACCCTCTCTGAATCCTTTCGGTTTTAATGGCATTTGATCTACACTAAACTTTTGCAttggttcaattttgaaataatctcTGACAGCCGGTATTCTTAAAAATCCAACTTGTGCCAAAGATATGAAATTACTAGATACCCAATAGCATAATATAGCACCAGGGAAGTTAAAAGTAAAAGGTAAAATAATTAGTGGTAAACCTCTTAACACATATTTCATTAACTGCATATTTTGAGATGACAATTTGGCTGTATCGGTTCccaactgaaaataaaaaaaattctaataccGATTTTCCAATTCTAATTTCAATATACATACCTCTATAGTGGCATATAACGTTGCACTAGTAATAATAGGCATCAAAAAATACTGATCTGGAAGCGTAAGATCAGTAAACCACAATATTCCACCAGTTCTTAAACTGTCTACTGGAACATTTGCCATTTGTCGTAATCCCATAAAAAATGAGATGAAGATTGGCATCTACAAATAAAAATCGGCGATTTGAACCACAATCGACATTATCAAAATGTATTCATATTACAATAGTTCCTGAAAATCGAACCTATTGGGTAGGCGACCATTCATACATCATATTACTACACATAATTAACCCCTGTGAAACTATTGATACAATGTTTCAAGACCAAAAAACATATAcccttttaataaatttatcgaTGACTCTCAGGGCTTTAATTCTTGCTcatttaacataatttaataattgttaattttgcTTGATACTACTATCTGTGAAGCAAAAATTGGGCTTAACTGATTGTTACTGCAGATCTGTCCAAGATAGACTCAATTTCTCAGATAGACCATCTGAAAAAAATCCCTGGGTGTATTGTCAAAAAAGTAGTGTCTTCAGCAAACAGTTCTACTGATGTACAAGTACAAGTGTATGAAAGAAATTTCAGATGTGGGTTTTTCAAAGGCTCCTCAAAATTCTGTGCAttgcattatttataattgaaaaaatgctGTACCCGAAGAAACAGAAAGTTGTTATAAGTCATTATGGAAAGgaataaaaaagaacaaaacataactaaaaaaaaatatccaatcAAAGAATTTTATAGATTGGAGATACCTTGAAGTCCATTCaggaaaaatatccaaaaagaGATTGTCAGGTGTAGTGTTTACCTGTGCTAAAGGTACGACCATGTTCTTTAAAGGATTTACACCTTTTTCTTTCATGAATAACATTAGTTCTTGTGAGTATCTTGCTGCGTCCATTTGATTTCCGGTCTGTCTAGCTTCAGTCATTTTTAACTGCAGAATTTGCATCTGAGGAAGATAATTGTTCATTTTCGCAGCATTTCTTTGTGCCATTATGACTAAGGGAAACAATATTGTTCTGACTACTAAAGTAcctaaaaaaaaggaaaacaattcgatcaaaattacagaaaagataaaaataactaGGTAAATCAATTTAACCTTTAAACACATTGTTTACTACCAATTACCGTCTTCAAAGGACAACAGGTCTGAAGATGAGAAAGTTTCAGTTTCCtttttgaagttattattaaaagATTCTGTGTCAACAAGGCTTCAATCTACCTACTCTTGTTGTTGACATCTTTTGAAAGATCAAGCTCTAAAACTGT
The window above is part of the Diorhabda sublineata isolate icDioSubl1.1 chromosome 3, icDioSubl1.1, whole genome shotgun sequence genome. Proteins encoded here:
- the LOC130441980 gene encoding MIP18 family protein galla-2, with the translated sequence MSLGQLENQNPNVYKKSDERTATVNEEDDTIVDEFDQREIFDLIRDINDPEHPLSLEQLHVVQENLIKIDNGKNSLLINFTPTIPHCSMATLIGLSIRVKLLRCLPARFKVKVEVTPGTHNAEHQVNKQLADKERVAAALENNHLIKVINQCIVSKRRA
- the LOC130441979 gene encoding protein unc-50 homolog — its product is MSTNNIYLTSPCNMATAYSKCARYMRKIFKFNQMDFEFALWQMFYLFANPQKLIKLFRARKLAKSQYARDDPAFLVLFTGALSITSIAFSIVLRLSFFQFLQCLLVVIFIDCIIFGMIVATLFWYLTNTFLKPKSNPEDVEWGFCFDIHLNAFFPPLILLHFVQLFFYNGIISHDWTISIVLGNTFWLCSCLYYFYITFLGYNSLQILNNTRYFLLPVPWIVCFYVISLLMQWNITHNLMNFYRDLYNLK
- the LOC130441978 gene encoding mitochondrial inner membrane protein OXA1L isoform X2 → MSRYCSIVTRQKLSRSIKSSLNFEEQEIIKSSLLKKNSSNFWNKILKSATQFETKNAIRIISNKDHHTNNKVDEFQIISHRILCEEIQKLYNNFQEQISQKQRSFGTNYLHTEIKKYCNHIQEKISQARPRLWTATPLATVTVNSSTSKMENATNIESKPEIVIEPIPEPPVIPEALGGTEEVLSQVNALGEPTFASLGLGGYSPVGIVQHCFEYLHGTLGLEWWLAIALGTLVVRTILFPLVIMAQRNAAKMNNYLPQMQILQLKMTEARQTGNQMDAARYSQELMLFMKEKGVNPLKNMVVPLAQMPIFISFFMGLRQMANVPVDSLRTGGILWFTDLTLPDQYFLMPIITSATLYATIELGTDTAKLSSQNMQLMKYVLRGLPLIILPFTFNFPGAILCYWVSSNFISLAQVGFLRIPAVRDYFKIEPMQKFSVDQMPLKPKGFREGLKDSWENMKITKQLEERKRLDELAFQRAGKGPIVKTYKYDPTKQTEPDKSAPVSVKST